A window from Streptomyces subrutilus encodes these proteins:
- a CDS encoding ABC transporter permease has product MTTVTAPSTAAAAAARPVPPELSRLAAEHGLTLSGARPTLPRYVAELWGRRHFVTAYATARMQAQYSTEKLGQVWHLVTPLLNAAVYYFIFGMVMKASHGVPDYLPFLITGVFVWDFIGSSINAGTRAVHSNRGLVRALHFPRASLPISTVVQLFQQLLVTMAALVILLLVFGQTPSFAWLLAVPTLLLMAVFAAGVAMVMARIGSKNPDVSQLMPFVLRTWMYSSGVMWSIDQMLKNDHLPHWVTLALKLNPAAVYIDLMRFALIDSFSAASLPPHVWLVALGWALLAGVGGFIYFWKAEEEYGRG; this is encoded by the coding sequence GTGACCACCGTGACCGCACCCTCGACCGCGGCAGCCGCCGCGGCCCGGCCCGTCCCGCCGGAACTCTCCCGGCTCGCGGCCGAGCACGGCCTGACCCTCAGCGGCGCCCGGCCCACCCTCCCCCGCTACGTCGCGGAGCTGTGGGGCCGGCGCCACTTCGTCACCGCGTACGCCACCGCCCGCATGCAGGCGCAGTACAGCACGGAGAAGCTCGGCCAGGTCTGGCACCTGGTGACGCCGCTGCTGAACGCGGCCGTCTACTACTTCATCTTCGGCATGGTGATGAAGGCCAGCCACGGCGTGCCCGACTACCTGCCGTTCCTGATCACGGGCGTCTTCGTGTGGGACTTCATCGGCAGCTCCATCAACGCCGGCACCCGCGCGGTGCACAGCAACCGCGGCCTGGTGCGCGCCCTGCACTTCCCGCGGGCCAGCCTGCCCATCTCCACCGTCGTCCAGCTCTTCCAGCAACTGCTGGTCACCATGGCGGCGCTGGTCATCCTGCTGCTGGTCTTCGGCCAGACGCCCTCCTTCGCCTGGCTGCTGGCCGTGCCGACCCTCCTGCTGATGGCGGTCTTCGCGGCCGGCGTCGCGATGGTCATGGCGCGCATCGGCAGCAAGAACCCCGACGTCAGCCAGCTGATGCCGTTCGTCCTGCGCACCTGGATGTACTCCTCGGGCGTCATGTGGTCCATCGACCAGATGCTCAAGAACGACCACCTGCCGCACTGGGTGACCCTGGCCCTGAAGCTCAACCCGGCCGCCGTCTACATCGACCTCATGCGCTTCGCGCTCATCGACAGCTTCTCCGCCGCCTCGCTGCCGCCCCACGTGTGGCTGGTGGCCCTCGGCTGGGCACTGCTCGCCGGCGTCGGAGGCTTCATCTACTTCTGGAAGGCAGAGGAGGAGTACGGACGTGGCTGA
- a CDS encoding TetR/AcrR family transcriptional regulator, with translation MTSDPAATPARRAPAGAAVLREDVTEAIREAVVEELAAVGFARMSIEGIARRAGVGKTAVYRRWKSKLHLVLDLVAAFAVDGLPVPATGSLYGDVRALLEVMTHVLRHPVASAVIPDLLVEAARNPEIADAVRGALLDGQRRMAEGIVSEAVDRGELPEGTCPDRALDLAIGPLYWRQVVVRDAVPKDYLDALARSVVAGLRAA, from the coding sequence ATGACCTCCGACCCCGCCGCCACCCCCGCCCGCCGCGCGCCCGCCGGAGCCGCCGTCCTGCGCGAGGACGTCACCGAGGCGATCCGGGAGGCGGTGGTCGAGGAACTGGCCGCGGTCGGCTTCGCCCGGATGTCCATCGAGGGCATCGCCCGGCGGGCCGGCGTCGGCAAGACCGCCGTCTACCGGCGCTGGAAGTCCAAGCTGCACCTGGTGCTCGACCTCGTGGCCGCCTTCGCCGTGGACGGCCTGCCGGTGCCCGCCACCGGCTCCCTGTACGGGGACGTCCGCGCCCTGCTGGAGGTCATGACGCACGTGCTGCGCCACCCGGTGGCCTCCGCCGTCATCCCCGACCTGCTGGTCGAGGCCGCGCGCAACCCGGAGATCGCCGACGCGGTGCGCGGGGCGCTGCTCGACGGCCAGCGGCGGATGGCCGAGGGGATCGTCTCGGAGGCCGTCGACCGCGGCGAGCTGCCGGAGGGGACCTGCCCGGACCGGGCGCTGGACCTGGCGATCGGGCCGCTGTACTGGCGGCAGGTGGTGGTCCGCGACGCCGTCCCGAAGGACTACCTGGACGCCCTGGCCCGCTCGGTGGTGGCCGGCCTGCGCGCGGCCTGA